One segment of Dehalococcoidia bacterium DNA contains the following:
- a CDS encoding DinB family protein, whose product MSSLVEHARMLFAYDKWANAKIFDAASHVPASLLEDAGGAGVESIRGSMAHVLVAHITWYQRIALLHLDPVDMTTMDRVRAGFDASYPRWHALLDRMPPDEWSRVVAYRDSEGTARERPLGLLLTHVVNHGAAHRGETGMMLAAHGWSPGDLDIVYFFDEWVANDGTR is encoded by the coding sequence GTGAGTAGTCTGGTTGAACACGCGCGAATGCTGTTCGCCTACGACAAGTGGGCGAACGCGAAGATCTTCGACGCAGCATCCCACGTTCCGGCGTCGCTGCTCGAGGATGCCGGCGGTGCAGGTGTCGAGAGCATCCGTGGAAGCATGGCGCACGTGCTCGTCGCGCACATCACCTGGTATCAGCGGATCGCGCTCCTGCATCTCGACCCGGTGGATATGACGACCATGGATCGTGTGCGCGCCGGATTCGACGCATCGTACCCACGCTGGCACGCCCTTCTCGACCGGATGCCACCCGACGAGTGGTCGCGCGTCGTCGCCTACCGCGACAGCGAAGGGACTGCGCGCGAACGACCACTCGGGTTGCTCCTGACGCACGTCGTCAATCACGGGGCGGCGCACCGCGGCGAAACCGGTATGATGCTCGCTGCCCACGGCTGGTCGCCGGGAGACCTCGACATCGTGTACTTCTTCGACGAATGGGTGGCTAACGATGGGACTCGCTGA